GGCGGGCGCCGCCAGGGCGCCGGGGCCGGCCGCGGCGACGACGACGAGCGCCACGAGAGAACCGCTGACCATGCAGCGCAACGCACGCATTCTTGAATCCCCCTTGCACCGCGCAGGGCTAGCGCGGCAGCCGGATGTCGTACTGCTTGATCTTCTTGGCGAGCGTGTTGCGGTTGAGCCCGAGGAAGTCGGCGGCCTCGGTCTGGACGAAGTCCGTCTTCTCGAGCGCCGCGCGGATCACGATCTTCTCCACCTCGGCCATCAGCCGCTCGTGGATGTCGCTGCGCCGCGTCCAGTGGCCGGTGCGCTCGACGGCGCGGATCCAGCCCGCGACGTGTTCCTCGAGCGCGTTGCCGAGACTGACGGTGCTCTTGCCGGAGCCCTGTTTCTTCGCTGTCATGCCGAGACGATCGCGCCGTGTCCTCTTTGGTGCGCATCTGACTCCACGGGAAAGTCGTTGTCAAGTGCGGCGCGCGCGCTTATCCTCGCCGCCATGGCCATGCCCACGCTCCGCCAGCACGGCGAGCCGCCCGCGTGCCCGTTCTGCGGCGCCGCGCTGCCGCGCCCGAGGAAGCGCGCGGACACGCTGTCGTTGCTGCCCGGCGGGCGCTGCGCGTGCGGCGCCACCTTCGTGGTGGATCCCACGGGGCGCAACGGCGGGGACGCGCTGCTCGAGGCGCTGGCCGACGCCTGCGGCGGCGACCGGGCGCGCAGCAACTTCCTCGTGCCGGGGCGTGACTACCAGGACTTCATCGAGAACTACGACACACAGCTGCACCGCTGGATCAAGGGCGTCCGCGGCTACCGGCGCGGCATGGCCCGGCTCTACCTCGTCAAGCTCCTCCCCGCCCCTTCAGGAGAACAGTCAGGATCGACACGGCCGCCGGCGTGACGCCCTCGACGCGCGCGGCCTGCCCGAGGGAGGCCGGCCGCACCGCGGCGAGCTTCTCGCGCACCTCGTGCGAGAGCCCGGGGACCGAGGCGTAGTCGAATCCCGTCGGGATCCGCCGCCGCTCCTGCTCGCGAAAGCGCGCCACCTCCGCCGCGGCGCGGCCGATGTAGCCCTCGTAGCGCGC
The genomic region above belongs to bacterium and contains:
- a CDS encoding helix-turn-helix domain-containing protein yields the protein MTAKKQGSGKSTVSLGNALEEHVAGWIRAVERTGHWTRRSDIHERLMAEVEKIVIRAALEKTDFVQTEAADFLGLNRNTLAKKIKQYDIRLPR